A region of Brevundimonas sp. NIBR10 DNA encodes the following proteins:
- the gspD gene encoding type II secretion system secretin GspD, whose translation MTSSGVVGRSHCPSPFDRRSEINTVLFWRTALTFSLSASLLLATPGLAQTPPPDVSGGVVVNIRGTDIKDVAEQISRITGRTLILDPSVAGVVNVTSAEPLSVNGVLDLFLSVLRVQGYGAVRSGNAWRIVPQAALIQNGSTDLRRARTQDIVTRLIRLRNLAPDQAVRVLRPLVASFGSLESVNAPPAIIVTDYAENVRRIEQLAQALDSGSGQAFESINLRYASATDVGQSITSLLAPIGEGAGIRVAVDERSNIVLVRGDANSIREARKVAEALDIPGGSAPITRVVRLSHGDAETVTDVMRGLLGAPQEATNPVARALGSTAQQGQQLNAAALIAARSQGGTTGVLGQAGQAASPVVVPAPQVTGAGGIRLTDITIQPAPELNAIALRGSPAAVAEMEALIAELDIRRPQVTIEAAIVEITGDQAEQLGVQLGFGGAAIDSPSSGGTSFSSTGVSLRQVLLALGVTAASALAPEGASAVIRGGSDFSLLVQALGTSARANLLSTPSITTLDNEPAEIVVGQNVPFRTGSFATDGNTINPFTTIERQDVGITLKVVPRIHDGDVIRLEVAQEVSSLVNSNLAGAADLITNRRSIETTILADNGQTIVLGGLISDDRLSADSQVPVLGDIPILGRAFRTTRKSTSRRTLFIFLRPTILRDPADAAAAARAQFDRLRTEETVPTRGWSLLAYPPGQRLPAEIDGVY comes from the coding sequence TTGACATCATCAGGGGTGGTAGGACGATCACACTGTCCTTCCCCCTTCGATAGGAGATCGGAGATCAACACGGTACTGTTCTGGCGCACGGCCCTGACGTTCTCGCTGAGCGCCAGCCTGCTGCTGGCCACGCCCGGTCTGGCCCAGACGCCTCCCCCCGACGTTTCGGGCGGGGTTGTGGTCAATATTCGCGGCACCGACATCAAGGATGTCGCTGAACAGATCTCGCGCATCACCGGCCGGACCCTGATCCTGGACCCCAGCGTGGCGGGGGTCGTCAACGTCACCTCGGCCGAGCCCTTGAGCGTCAACGGCGTCCTCGACCTGTTCCTGTCTGTGCTTCGTGTCCAGGGATACGGCGCGGTCCGCAGCGGCAACGCCTGGCGGATCGTCCCCCAAGCGGCCCTGATCCAGAACGGCTCGACCGATCTGCGTCGGGCCCGGACCCAGGACATCGTCACCCGCCTGATCCGCCTGCGGAACCTTGCCCCCGATCAGGCCGTCCGCGTGCTGCGGCCGCTGGTCGCCTCCTTCGGCAGCCTGGAATCGGTCAACGCGCCGCCAGCCATCATCGTCACCGACTATGCAGAGAACGTCCGTCGGATCGAACAGTTAGCCCAGGCCCTGGACAGCGGCAGCGGCCAGGCCTTCGAGAGCATCAACCTGCGCTACGCCAGCGCGACCGACGTCGGCCAGTCGATCACCAGCCTGCTGGCCCCCATCGGCGAGGGCGCGGGCATCCGTGTCGCCGTCGACGAGCGCAGTAACATCGTATTGGTGCGCGGGGACGCCAACAGCATCCGCGAGGCCCGCAAGGTCGCTGAGGCGCTCGACATTCCGGGCGGATCGGCACCGATCACCCGTGTCGTCCGGCTGAGCCACGGCGACGCGGAAACGGTCACCGACGTCATGCGCGGCCTGCTCGGCGCACCGCAGGAGGCGACCAACCCCGTCGCTCGCGCGCTGGGATCGACGGCGCAACAAGGTCAGCAGCTCAACGCGGCCGCCCTGATCGCGGCGCGAAGCCAGGGAGGCACGACGGGAGTCCTTGGGCAGGCGGGTCAGGCGGCAAGTCCGGTCGTCGTTCCCGCGCCTCAGGTCACCGGCGCGGGCGGCATTCGACTGACTGACATCACCATCCAGCCCGCGCCCGAGCTGAACGCCATCGCCCTGCGCGGCTCGCCGGCCGCCGTCGCGGAGATGGAAGCCCTGATCGCGGAACTCGACATCCGCCGGCCCCAGGTCACCATCGAGGCCGCGATCGTCGAGATCACCGGCGACCAGGCCGAACAGCTGGGCGTGCAGCTCGGTTTCGGCGGCGCGGCCATCGACTCCCCATCGTCGGGCGGGACGTCCTTCTCCTCGACAGGCGTATCGTTGCGGCAGGTTCTGCTGGCGCTGGGCGTCACGGCCGCCTCGGCCTTGGCACCCGAGGGCGCGTCGGCGGTCATCCGGGGCGGCAGCGACTTCAGCCTGCTGGTCCAGGCGCTCGGCACCTCGGCCCGCGCCAACCTGCTGTCGACGCCCAGCATCACCACTCTGGACAACGAACCGGCCGAGATCGTGGTCGGCCAGAACGTGCCGTTTCGTACCGGCAGCTTCGCCACCGACGGCAACACCATCAACCCCTTCACGACCATCGAGCGGCAGGACGTCGGCATCACCCTGAAGGTCGTGCCGCGCATCCACGACGGCGACGTGATCCGGCTAGAGGTCGCGCAGGAGGTGTCGTCCCTGGTCAACTCCAACCTCGCGGGGGCCGCGGACCTGATCACCAACCGGCGCAGCATCGAGACGACCATCCTCGCCGACAACGGCCAGACGATCGTCCTGGGGGGCCTGATCAGCGACGACCGTCTGTCGGCGGACAGCCAGGTGCCGGTACTCGGCGATATCCCGATCTTGGGCCGGGCGTTCCGCACCACCCGCAAGAGCACGTCGCGACGGACGCTGTTCATCTTCCTGCGCCCGACCATTCTGCGCGATCCCGCCGACGCAGCGGCGGCGGCACGGGCCCAGTTCGACCGGCTGCGGACCGAAGAGACCGTCCCGACGCGGGGCTGGAGCCTGCTCGCCTATCCGCCCGGCCAGCGACTGCCTGCCGAGATCGACGGAGTCTATTGA
- a CDS encoding HupE/UreJ family protein — MRKTRLHFANVMTSAANGQTYVIKAALVPSANVRSIVGKGRGLTYKTISRSACWSVPPTEKTVPVPLGIVIVALSAGTASAHDGTGLAGGFISGFLHPLNGPDHMLAMVAVGLWGAILGRPLVIALPVVFPLMMAVGGVLGILGFPMPPVELGIGLSVLVLGSAIAFSWKPADWIAIVLVAVFALFHGFAHGQELPSAADPTGYSVGFVASTGLLHIVGIIIGYGAFRFGGLPILRVLGGLTAAAGLWFLFRAVA; from the coding sequence TTGCGCAAGACACGCCTCCATTTCGCTAACGTCATGACATCTGCGGCCAACGGCCAGACGTATGTGATTAAGGCAGCGTTGGTGCCTTCTGCGAATGTACGATCCATCGTCGGAAAAGGACGCGGTTTGACTTACAAAACAATATCCCGATCGGCCTGTTGGTCCGTGCCGCCGACCGAGAAGACTGTGCCCGTCCCCTTGGGCATCGTGATCGTTGCCCTGTCCGCGGGTACAGCCTCGGCACACGATGGAACCGGCCTAGCCGGCGGCTTCATTTCAGGCTTCCTGCATCCGCTCAATGGCCCCGATCATATGCTGGCCATGGTTGCCGTCGGTCTGTGGGGCGCGATCCTTGGCAGACCGCTGGTGATCGCCCTGCCGGTCGTGTTTCCGCTCATGATGGCCGTGGGCGGCGTTCTGGGAATACTGGGCTTCCCGATGCCGCCCGTCGAACTCGGCATCGGCCTCTCGGTACTGGTTCTTGGATCGGCGATTGCGTTCAGCTGGAAACCCGCCGACTGGATCGCCATCGTCCTGGTTGCGGTCTTTGCGCTGTTTCATGGCTTTGCCCATGGCCAGGAACTGCCATCAGCCGCCGATCCGACCGGCTATAGTGTCGGGTTCGTGGCATCGACCGGTCTGCTGCATATCGTCGGGATCATCATCGGTTACGGCGCGTTCCGGTTCGGAGGATTGCCCATACTCCGCGTTCTGGGCGGTCTGACCGCAGCGGCCGGTCTGTGGTTCCTGTTCCGAGCCGTCGCCTGA
- a CDS encoding response regulator: protein MATILIADDDPVIREIAGEMLRSTDNAALLAEDGLEVLDLLGSLQIDLLITDMLMPNMDGVEVIMQARTMQPDLKIIAISGGGGVGADYILHTAKMLGADAVLKKPLRLDTFLKTIDDLLYEQGRNGSTSLAPGRVASRTGR, encoded by the coding sequence ATGGCTACGATCCTGATTGCAGACGACGATCCGGTAATCCGGGAGATCGCGGGCGAGATGCTCCGCTCCACCGATAACGCTGCCTTACTGGCGGAGGACGGCCTAGAAGTCCTCGACCTCCTGGGCTCGCTCCAGATCGACCTCCTGATCACCGACATGCTCATGCCGAACATGGACGGGGTTGAGGTCATCATGCAGGCGCGCACAATGCAGCCGGATCTGAAAATCATCGCCATCAGCGGCGGGGGCGGTGTGGGTGCCGACTACATCCTGCACACGGCCAAGATGCTCGGTGCGGACGCTGTCCTCAAGAAGCCTCTTCGCCTGGACACCTTCCTGAAGACCATCGACGACCTTCTATATGAACAGGGTCGCAACGGATCGACTAGCCTCGCCCCAGGCCGAGTAGCCTCTAGGACCGGCCGCTGA
- a CDS encoding type II secretion system protein N, which produces MIQRILILIRRLDAPLALQLLRAAVVISVAVAAAPVLWRIAGFDDGRDRTVIAPPAGANATTTDLTAILAWSPFGSPEDAAQEAGGGLLLKAIFMAIPAEASSAVIAVGDAPPVSVRPGQALSTGAVVQSIQIDHVILEISGQAARLGFPAPAALIDAPVAPANGLTIIAPANQTSRPASTPAAPLASPPSTGTIPSVVDAYRQRLAGNATGLAQDMDLTPTEQGYRVGDNLPPALRSLGLQPGDIVTRVNNQTVAGNANPQAILNEAVQSGGARVDIIRGGRTITLSFPLR; this is translated from the coding sequence GTGATCCAGCGCATTCTGATCCTTATTCGACGACTGGATGCACCACTGGCGCTTCAACTGCTGAGGGCTGCAGTCGTGATTTCGGTCGCCGTCGCCGCCGCGCCGGTGTTGTGGCGGATTGCCGGATTTGACGACGGACGCGACAGGACCGTCATTGCTCCGCCGGCCGGCGCAAACGCCACCACAACGGACCTCACGGCCATCCTGGCCTGGTCGCCGTTCGGCAGCCCTGAGGACGCCGCTCAAGAAGCAGGGGGCGGACTGCTCCTCAAGGCGATCTTCATGGCGATCCCGGCCGAGGCGTCGAGCGCGGTGATCGCGGTCGGCGACGCGCCGCCGGTTTCGGTCAGGCCGGGACAGGCGCTCTCCACGGGAGCAGTCGTTCAATCAATTCAGATCGATCACGTCATCCTGGAGATCAGTGGTCAAGCCGCGCGATTGGGTTTTCCCGCACCGGCCGCCCTGATCGACGCCCCGGTCGCGCCTGCAAACGGGCTGACGATCATAGCGCCCGCCAATCAAACGTCCCGGCCAGCCTCTACCCCTGCCGCTCCGTTGGCCAGCCCGCCCTCAACGGGCACCATTCCGTCTGTTGTCGATGCCTACCGCCAGAGGCTAGCCGGAAACGCTACGGGCCTCGCTCAAGACATGGATCTGACTCCGACCGAACAGGGCTACAGGGTCGGCGACAACCTTCCCCCTGCTCTACGCTCGTTAGGCTTACAGCCCGGCGACATCGTCACCCGCGTCAATAACCAGACGGTCGCCGGAAACGCCAATCCCCAGGCGATTCTGAACGAGGCCGTCCAGTCGGGTGGAGCCAGAGTTGACATCATCAGGGGTGGTAGGACGATCACACTGTCCTTCCCCCTTCGATAG
- a CDS encoding DUF4198 domain-containing protein, which yields MRKIWLGVLVASFALPATAHDFWVQPDPFWVAAGRPAAVSLWVGHGVNRELWDADIAKVTILRSVGPNGTTNQQGSIRQGGVGRMTFTTPGIHVITLETGHTPSELPSIRFNDYVDTEGLTLIRAQRQRSRQSDAPGREIYSRRAKALIRVGAGAGTEAPYVTQPMGLRLELVPVQNPYTAAAGQPLGFQVLYEGRPLTGALVKLVNLAADERPVATRISDRRGNVSFSIPRSGDWQLNVVWGEPLSGNPAADFDTTFSSLTFGFDAPPAS from the coding sequence TTGCGCAAAATCTGGCTCGGCGTGCTTGTCGCCTCTTTCGCCCTTCCGGCGACCGCTCATGACTTCTGGGTGCAGCCCGACCCGTTCTGGGTCGCGGCGGGTCGTCCGGCCGCAGTCAGCCTTTGGGTCGGTCATGGGGTGAACCGGGAGCTGTGGGATGCCGATATCGCCAAGGTCACCATCTTGCGTAGCGTCGGTCCCAACGGCACCACCAATCAGCAGGGCTCCATCCGTCAAGGCGGGGTGGGACGGATGACCTTCACCACACCCGGAATCCATGTGATCACCTTGGAGACTGGACATACACCCAGCGAACTCCCCTCGATCAGATTCAATGACTATGTCGATACCGAAGGGCTGACGCTGATACGGGCGCAGCGCCAGCGTTCTCGTCAGAGCGATGCTCCGGGACGGGAAATCTACAGCCGACGCGCGAAAGCGTTGATCAGGGTTGGAGCCGGAGCTGGTACGGAGGCCCCCTATGTGACTCAGCCCATGGGTTTGCGGCTTGAACTGGTGCCAGTTCAGAACCCCTACACAGCTGCAGCCGGGCAACCTCTTGGTTTTCAGGTTCTGTATGAAGGACGACCTTTAACCGGAGCTCTGGTGAAACTCGTCAATTTGGCTGCGGACGAACGCCCTGTTGCGACCCGGATCAGCGACCGTCGCGGCAACGTCAGTTTTTCGATCCCGCGTTCGGGCGACTGGCAGTTGAACGTGGTCTGGGGCGAGCCGTTGAGCGGCAATCCGGCCGCCGATTTCGACACCACCTTCTCAAGCCTGACCTTTGGATTCGACGCTCCGCCGGCGAGCTGA
- the gspG gene encoding type II secretion system major pseudopilin GspG codes for MTPRSGFTLIEMIVVLAIIAVVALMILPNIIGRPDQARVTVAKSDLRTISAALKVYRLDNGDYPTTGQGLAALVDRPTMPPVASNWSEEGYLSEVPVDPWGAAYVYESPGSVRTFDLMSLGKDGKIGGEGLAADLVADR; via the coding sequence ATCACACCAAGGTCCGGGTTTACCCTGATCGAAATGATCGTGGTGCTTGCGATCATCGCCGTCGTCGCCCTGATGATCCTGCCAAACATCATCGGACGGCCGGATCAGGCGCGGGTGACCGTGGCCAAGAGCGATCTGCGCACCATCTCGGCGGCCCTGAAGGTCTACCGCCTGGACAACGGCGACTATCCCACGACAGGTCAGGGACTGGCCGCACTGGTCGATCGGCCGACCATGCCGCCGGTCGCGAGCAACTGGTCCGAGGAAGGCTATCTGTCCGAGGTTCCAGTAGATCCGTGGGGTGCCGCCTATGTCTATGAGAGCCCGGGCAGCGTGCGCACCTTTGATCTGATGAGCCTGGGCAAGGATGGAAAGATCGGCGGCGAAGGACTGGCCGCGGACCTCGTTGCGGATCGCTGA